CGTCGACCTCCCCGACGAATCCTCCGGACTCAAACTTCCCCTCGTCGGCACCATCGCCGCCGGCTTCCCCATCGAAGCCGTCGAAGAACGTGAACACCTCGACCTCGAATCCCTCTTCACACCACCCGGTGCCCCCGCAGGAACCTACGTCCTCAAGGTCCGTGGCGACTCCATGATCGACGAACACATCGCCGAAGGCGACTACGTCATCTGCGAAAAACGCAACGCCGCACGATCCGGCCAGACCGTCGTCGCCCTCCTCGACTCAGGCGAAGCCACCCTCAAAAAGATGTACCACGAGCCCAACGGCAAAATCCGACTCCAACCCGCCAACGACAAATACCAGCCCCTCATCGTCGACGCCGGCCGAGTCCAGATCCAAGGCGTCGTCATCGGCGTCGTCCGAGCCTACTGACTCCCCCCTTACTTCAACAACTCGATCACGACACGAGCCACACCGCTAGCCTGCAGAGCCCAGCCTCTCATAACTTCAACGGCCAGCCAGCACCTCTGCCCGTCACCCCCCCAGACCCGCACCCCTCGCCACCCCACATCTCCTATCATCTCCTGCCTATGACCGACCGCCCCATCGGACTCCTCGCAGGCGGGGGACGCCTCCCGATCATCGAGGCTCAGGGTATCCGCGCCTCCGGCCGGAAAGTCGCCTGCGTCGGCTTCACCGGCCAGTTCGACCCCGAACTCCCCGACTACTGCGACCACTTCGAGACCGCTGGCGTCGTCCGTCTCAACCGCTGGCTCAAACTCATGCGACGCTGGGACGTCGAAAAAGCCATCATGGTCGGCTACGTGCGCAAAACCCGCATGTACCAGCCCTTACGCATCGTCTCTAACCTCCCCGATAGCCGCGCTATCCGCCTCTGGTATCGTGTACTCCGTAACGACAAACGATCACAACAGATGCTCGCCGCCATCGCCGACGAGCTCCGAGACAACGGAGTCGAGCTCATCGACACCACCACCTTCATCAAAAATCACCTCGCCGAGCTGGGCACCATGACCAAAACCCAGCCCACCGCCGATCAGCAGGCCGACATCGACTTCGCCATCCCCATCCTCGCGCGCATGAACGACCTCGACATCGGCCAGGCCCTCGCCATCAAAGAACGCGACGTCATCGCCGTCGAAGCCATCGAAGGCACCGACCGCATGATCAAACGCGCCGGCATGCTCTGCCGCGCAGGCGGGTGGATCCTCGTCAAAGGTGCCAAACCCTCCAAAGACCTCCGATTCGACGTTCCCACCATTGGCGTCTCCACCATCCGCAACCTCCGCTACGCCAAAGGCTCCTGCCTCGTCATCACCGCCGGCAACGTCATCATGATCGACAAACAGGACGTCATCGAAGCCGCCGATGAAGCCGGCATCGCCATCGTCGGCATCGAACCCGTCGAAGGCACCAAACTCCCCATCGAAACCCTCGCCAAGTACGCACTCCCCACCGAAGACCTCCCTGATCTTCCCGATGACCTCAGCCCCAACGCACACGCCCTCGACCAGGAACACGATGACGACCAGGACGCATCCGATGACGACGAACATATAGCCGACTCAGAACCCCACCCTTCAACGAAGTAGCGCCGCCGTAAACTTCGCCCCATCCCAAGCTTCTTGACACATCTCAGCTGGCGTTCAGCCAACTCCGGGCCTCAGCCTAAAAAGCAGCTTTATGGTTTACCCAGATTACTATCTGTGTGGATAACTCTAATATATTCTTTGAAATTGTCGGTTTATCTGCTTAAATGCACAATAGAGCTGTTTGGATTCAACGTCGATAACTCGGATCGAGAGAAATGTTATGTCACATCGATACGCCGCGCTCCTCGCTCTGTGGCTCGTGGTAGCCACATGCACAACATCACCAACATCGGCAGGCATCCTCGGCGACGGCACACGTGTCCTCGACACCGAGACCGGCCTCGAATACCTCCACTCCAGATTCTCTCGTGGCGAGTTCCCCGGACACTGGCTCTACCCCAATAACTATCCGGGCACCTACCCCTGGATCCCGCCCACGCCCCCCGGCTACCGACCCGCCACCGACGCCGAAGTCCGCTCCTTACTCGCAGCCGTCGGCGTCGCCCCGGGAATCAACAGCTCGCTCGCCGCCTACACCGCCATCGACACCCTCCACACATTCATGGGGCATACATACGAGTTCACCGTTAGCCGGTTCGAGCGAACCGCCGTCTACCTCTCTTCCACCCTCACGCCCGAACCTTGGGACTCCAACCTCAACCTGCTCGGCTACACCGTCCGCGTCGATGAGAACTACAATCACACCGTTCAGACCGGCTCCATCTGGCGCACCGACGGCGCCATCAACGGCGCATCACAAAGAGCCTTCCTCGTGCTCGTCCGTAACACCGCCGTCAACCCCTCCGCCCCTCAAACGCCCGTCAACTCGGACGAAGCGTCCCGCTCATTTGTCTCAGTAACCGACGACCTCGGGGCCTGGTATGACGTGATCGCCACCCCCGGTCTCAACATCAGCATCTCCTCTGACTCAGGCATCACACGCATCGGACTCCCCGCATCCTTTTCGGATAGTGACAACCTCTTGATGTTCAACGACCCGATCCTCGGCCAGCTCAACCTCGCGCCCGGTCAGGTCATCGAACTCTCCGAGCCCGTCAACAAACTCACACTCACCGGATACAACCTCGCCGATACCGACAGCTCCGCAGCCCCGCCGCCCTCGACTCCCGGTCTGCCACTGTTCCTCACCTTCGCAGAGCCCGGTTCCAGCT
This Phycisphaeraceae bacterium DNA region includes the following protein-coding sequences:
- the lexA gene encoding transcriptional repressor LexA, with product MNLTPKQLHILSRIRDLRLARGYSPTMQELADELGVSKVTVFEHVEALIKKGALQRQPNKARSLELTDDVDLPDESSGLKLPLVGTIAAGFPIEAVEEREHLDLESLFTPPGAPAGTYVLKVRGDSMIDEHIAEGDYVICEKRNAARSGQTVVALLDSGEATLKKMYHEPNGKIRLQPANDKYQPLIVDAGRVQIQGVVIGVVRAY
- the lpxI gene encoding UDP-2,3-diacylglucosamine diphosphatase LpxI (LpxI, functionally equivalent to LpxH, replaces it in LPS biosynthesis in a minority of bacteria.), whose product is MTDRPIGLLAGGGRLPIIEAQGIRASGRKVACVGFTGQFDPELPDYCDHFETAGVVRLNRWLKLMRRWDVEKAIMVGYVRKTRMYQPLRIVSNLPDSRAIRLWYRVLRNDKRSQQMLAAIADELRDNGVELIDTTTFIKNHLAELGTMTKTQPTADQQADIDFAIPILARMNDLDIGQALAIKERDVIAVEAIEGTDRMIKRAGMLCRAGGWILVKGAKPSKDLRFDVPTIGVSTIRNLRYAKGSCLVITAGNVIMIDKQDVIEAADEAGIAIVGIEPVEGTKLPIETLAKYALPTEDLPDLPDDLSPNAHALDQEHDDDQDASDDDEHIADSEPHPSTK